The sequence below is a genomic window from Triticum urartu cultivar G1812 unplaced genomic scaffold, Tu2.1 TuUngrouped_contig_361, whole genome shotgun sequence.
ccccttggccgccgccccccctaggagatcccatctcctagggccggagcacccccctagggggcctatataaaggggggagggcaGCAACAactcaagccttggcgcctccctctcccctgctacacctctccctctcgcagaagctcggcgaagccctgctgcggtgactgctgcatccaccaccacgccgtcatgctgctggatcttcatcaacctctccttcccccttgctggatcaagaaggaggagacgtcacgctgaccgtacgtgtgttgaacacggaggtgccatccgttcggcgctaggatctgcggtgatttggatcacgacgagtacgactccctcatccccgttctttgaacgcttccgctcacgatctacaaaggtatgtacatgcatccgatcactcgttgctagatgaactcatagatggatcttggtgaaaacgtaggaattttttttgttttctgcaacgttccccaacaaaaggAACATTCTAGAACGTTCCCAAAACAAGAAAAAACCGACCACTGTTTACCGTGTTGTATGGACCACCCGTTAGCGATTTGATTTTGTGCGATGAGCTAAGTGTGTGGTTAGGAAGGATGGGGGCAGAGGCAGCGGTGGGGGCATGGGCTGGCTGCGGGGATCCGTGCCGGACGCGTGAAGGGAGTGGCGGCGCGTCGACCTgccgccccccccctctcccgCGGTCGAGATCGAGCTTCATGGGCAGCTCCTCAACAACGGCTCCTCTCCCGttgcgcacacacacacaactccgtTGTGGCTCCTCTTCACCGTCACCACCGCGGCTCCACACCACCGCGGCACATCCCCGACGCGGCTTCTCCCCACCGCGGCTCCTCCCCATCGCGCGCTCCTTCGCGGCGCGCGCGTCCATCCCCGCTGCGGGTCCTATTCACGGTCATCGCCGCCACAGTCCATCGCTCCTCTGGATGGGGCGGTGAACAGAGGGTGAAGAAAAGCAGAGTGAGAAGGTGGGCAGACGCGGGGCGCATGGGATGGAGAGAAGCGGGGAATAGCCGACGTGGCAAGATGACGCGGGCAAAGATTTGTGCTGCCGTTCATACGGCTACAAGGGCGTGGCAAAATTGAACATGCATTTTGCCGTGGACATTTTTAATCAATTTTTTGTATTATTTCACATTCATGCCAAATTTCTTATCTCATAAAGGTATGACAAAATTGATAAAAATAACACAGCATTTTTTAGAATATGCATTTTCCCGTGGcaatttttttgatcatttttgtGTTACTTTTCACACACTTGGAGTATGCATTTTGCCATGGCAATTTTTTGATCATTTTTGTGTTATTTATCACACAAGGCAAGATTTTGACCATTTTAACGCTTTTTGTACACTACATCGCAAAATAGTTATTGCATATGGTCTTTTTGTTAATATTTTATTTTTTTACACAGAGTTTGGGcaatttttatatttttttcttttttgtaaaAAGGGGTTTGTTTTGGGCcataagagcaactctagcagaccccgcattTTGCCGACCTGCAAAATGTGTTTGCAGGTCGCACGGGGGCGGTTATGCAGGCCAAAATATTATGCACCTTATTTTCTAATCATGAAAGAAATAAATTTTGACATTAACTTTCTTTGATTGACATATATTAGATGGTTTGGTGgccctgatatatatatatatatatatatatatatatatatatatatatatataaattgCTTTTGATTTTAATAGAGGTTTGAACTCCAGGTTTATTATTTTAATTTCCAAAATATTAATTAATATTTTATTATAGCTTCCTAATATTATTGGAAGGGTAGCTACTAGTTCTCAAGATATTTTACTAAGAAAAAAAGTTCAACAATTTAACAGACCTTTAATCTACCAATTAGTTTATCTTAGAGTTAATTTTGTGTGGGGAGTTTTGTCcatccaaaaatcatgaaacttttCAGGAAGATTTCTAATATATAGAGGAAGTTATGATAAATGTTCAGGGTTTTCGAAGGACATATAGTAGTGCATTAATTGTCTGGGTGTATTACGAGGTTTAAATTGCCATCATTCTCACATAAAAGAAATGATGCTTATAATATGATTATGCTGCACAATCAATTCATAATTACTAGTACTGCACTAATTTGGACTCCCGATTCGACCTCAAAGCTTCACCTCCTCTTCTCACCcgaatcgactgacccaaatttaAAATTCAGGCAACTTACATATAGCCCACGCACCCGAGAAATGCTTGTCTAAAAAGGAAAAAATGCGCCAGAAAATCACAAAATTAATAAGATCTCATTTCCCATCATCTCGTTGTTATTCAATCGATGGTTACAAAACTGCCAAAGCTTATATTATCCCCTAACGACCAGATTCACCGCCAATCTAATTCATCCTCTCGCTACGTGCTGCTCACCACCGCCTAATAAAACCCTACGTAATCAATCCCAAACAAAAAATCTCGCGACCTCCTAACCCTGATCCCACCCACTACAGCTTGCGCCTCCTGATGGCGAGAGGAGTCCGCACCCGGTGGTTCCCGGGCCCGTCGGACCAGACAATGGCGCCGAACCCGTACCCTCCGGCGCCCTTGGGCGCCGGCACGAAGGGGACCCTCGCCACGAAGCTCACCTGGAACTCCTTCTCCTCGCCGACGGCCGCGAACGCCAGCGTGGCCGGCGTCACGTTCACCTGCACCCCCTCCGGCTCCCGGACGACGGCGGCCGTGTACGTGCTCCTCGGCGCGCCCACGTTCCTGACCCTGCGCCGCACCGTCGTCAGGCCGGCGAGGTCCGGCAGCGTGATGGACGGGTAGTTGAGGTCCCGCACGGCGACGGGAGGGGCCGGGCACGCGTAGCGCGTCTCGTTGAACCTGCCCATCGCCGTCGCGTCGTACCCGAGCGCGCAGAAGAAGTTGAGGTAGTCGCGGTACGAGGCGTCGTAGACGAGGCCCGGGTCCAGCGCGCGCGCCGGGAAGACGTGGCCGGAGCCGTAGCTGAAGGGCGTCGCCGGCTGCAGGAAGGGGTTCAGGATCGGCCGCTGCTCCATGTCTAGGTCCGTCGCTGCATGCACCAGGCAACAACCCAATGAGTCTGGTGAACAGCTCGTCGTGGCAGCGCAGGCACACAGCTGTTGATGCGACGTTGGAGCTCACCGGTGGTCATGATGGCCGACTTGATGGCGGCGGGGCTCCAGTCGGGGTGGAGGGTCTTGACGAGGCCGGCGATGCCGGCTACGTGCGGGCACGACATGGACGTGCCGGACTGGATGGTGAAGTCGACGCGGCGCTCGTCCCAGGGCCGGTCCGAGGGCGACGCCATGCCGCTCCACGGCGCGATGATGGCCACTCCCGGCGCGGTCACGTCCGGCTGCCACCCCAGAGAAAGAGTTCACATCAAGTTGTTCACTTGGATACAAAATGAAAAGAGACCGCGCTTATGATCGATGCGCAAAATCAGGCCACCTTTAGGATCTCCGGGTTGAGGACGTTTGGCCCCACCGACGAGAAGGAGGCCATGACCGGCGCCGGCCTCGCGCCGACGATCGTCGTCGCCTTGGAGATGAAACCGGAAGGAGGAGACCTTGACACGAGCACAAATTAATCCACTCAATAACCCAGCAGAACAACAGCTCAGTAACCGGATCGAGGAGTGGCTTACGGGGTGGACTTGATGTAGGCCAAGAGCGCGAGCCCGTCGGTGTAGTTGATGTGCAGGGCCGGGAGAACGTGCGCGTCGGCGATGACGTTGCTCCCGCCTTCCTCGTCGTTGACGAGGACCATCCCGACCCCTCCGGCTCGGCGCACGGCCTCGcccttctccatcctgcggacgcCTCCTCTCACGCAGCACACCACGATCTTCCCCGTCACCTTGGCCGCGTCCAGGGAGTCCAGCATGCACACCTGACTGCAGCGCGCAAATGAGCGACCTCTACCTCAAGACAAGGCTGTTGTGATGAACTGATGATGGAGCTCGGACGTCGGTGTGGGTGCTTACGCGTCCTCGACCGTCCTACCGGGGGCGACGGCGTCGGTGGCGATGATCAGGGGGTAGAAGCTTTTAGTGCGGAGCGACGCCTCCGACAGGCTCTGCCCTTCCACCCTGGTGCGGTTGAAGACGAGGTAGCCCGGGAAGGCCCTGTCGGTGGTGCTGGCGGCGACGGTGATCACCCACGGCGCGAGGTTGCTGACGGTGCCGAAGTCCGGGCCGTTGTTGGTGGCGGAGCAGACGACggtgatgccggccttggtggcGTGGAGCGACCCGATGGCCACCGTGTCCTCGAAGAAGTCCTTCTGCTCGCCGCCCACGGACGCCGTGATGACGTGCACCCCGTCGGCGATGGCGGCCTCGAAGGCGGCCAGGATGTCGGCGTCGAAGCACTCCACGTCGTTCACGGGCGGGTTGAAGCAGACGCGGTACGCCGCCACGCGCGCGCGCGGGGAGCCGCCCCTGGCCGTGCCGTTGCCGTAGCCGAAGGCGGCGGCGCCGTTCACCTGGGAGCCGCCCGCCGTGGCCAGCGTGTGCGAGCCGTGGCCGACGTCGTCCCGCGGCGTGTTCAGCCTGTCGGCGGGCGGGTGGCCCGCCTCCTTCGCGTACCCCTTGTTGAAGTAGCGCGCGCCGATGAGCTTGCTGCATGCGCATACAGAATCAGAACAAGATACCGCAGCTGAAATAATAATCCGTAGACGATGAGgctacgtacgtacgtacgtacctGTTGCATTTGAACTTGGGGTCGTGCTCGTTCTGGCAGATCCCCTTCCAGGTGTCCGGGATGGGCCCCATCTCGCCGTCGTTGAAGCTCAGGGACTCGGGCCACACGCCGGAGTCGAGGTTCCCGATGATGGTGTCCCCGCCGTACCTGGCCACCTCCCACGCCGACCACTGCGGGACGACGCCGGCCTTCTCGAGCCCCATGAACTCCCACGACCTCGTCGTCTGCATCCTCACGCCGCGGTTCGGGAACACCGACACCACGCCGGGGCGCTCTGAAACACATCGACACGCCGGGATCTGAACTTCTGTCCGGCGCGAATACAACACGACACAAAACATTTACGCATGCAGGAGGACGATTGGCTCACTGGCGAtcgcggcggcgacggcgggctCGAGGACGGCGGCGAAGCCGTTGATGCTCTTGGTGTAGGAGTAGAAGATGGCGTCGCGCGCCTTCTCCCGGCTGCACGTACGCACGCGTCGATCGGTCAGCCGTGACACACATTTCATGACTGCACAatgcacatgcatggagtgcacTTACTCGCCCAGGACGGAGCCGAGGAGGTCGTAGTGCGACTCGGTGGCCAGCGTGGACGCCTCCTCCGCCGAGACGCCGGCGCGATGGGAGTGGGCGCCGAGGTACACGAtgtacgacgacgacggcggcggcggcttcgtcCCGGCGGCGAGCGCGCAGAGGAGGAAAGAGACCGCGAGTGGGAGGAGAAGCCGGCGTGTGGGCTCAGCGGCCGCTGCCGTGCCGGTCTCCATGGCCATGGGCACGGACGGGAGGGGGTGTCGATCGGTGCGGACAGGAGGCTCGATCGGGGAGGAAGCTGGCTATAAAGGAGGGGAGAGGAGTGGAGGCGGTGTGAGTGAGGGGTTAAGGCGGGAGGACTCTGTCTTACTTGCCGCTCGTAATTCGCGTGGGCGGTTTCGGTTGATCTGCTCCATGGAGGGCGGTTACAGGGACAACTGCCGCCATTGGTGTGCACGAAAGCACTGTAACCGAACCATATGGAGACTAGTCTGATtggaaaaaagaaagaaaaaaaaggaggcTAGTCTCTTTTTTTGGCGTGGTAAAACATACTCCTATTTTGCGTAAAAATCAAATATTACAATCCTGATGACATATAAATTCCATTTTAAGTTCGTAGCGCAAGATTTAGCACAAATAGAAACCCGTTAACTCGATAGGTCTTGGACCGAGGAAACAATACAAACCAGTTAACCGATAACCAGAAGAATAAAAAGGGCAATCACACAAAATTCTAATACTTGCGATAAGTCCGATTTTGCCACATCCAATAAACAAATGAGCGTGCATCCAAATTAAAATTAACTTGCACCAAATTTTGTCTCGGTCAATTTATTTTAGAAGAGCAGCCGACCCTATATGCGACCAAAGAAAAAACCCACCAGATACTTGGGTTTAGTTCAAAACATAACAAAAATTGACTTGATACCTAgtaagagaaaagaaaaaaatgtacaaaaataaaaaataaactTTTTAAGCAAGAAAGAATTAAAggcattggtattaccctttaagaagaaagaaaataaaaaaagttTGCATACAACTTACACATAAATTGTGGATTATGCAAGATTAAACATATAATAATGGAATTTCCACAAAAGGAAGTTTTATAAGAAGGAATGAATTCGTGAAATTGGTATTACCCTTAAAGAAGAAATGAATTACAAAAAAATCAAAACAATGAAGTTTCCTAAGAaaaatgaattagtggcattaGAATTAGCCTTTAAGAAATAAATCTTGCACACAACTTTGCACTAAAATTACACATTTTTTAATATCACAAAGAATAAGTATTGAATAGTGTAATTTTCGCACTCTGGTATAACTTACACACATACTATAGAGTGCTTACGTCTATACTTGAGCATCACTTAACAAAACCAAATATTAAAACAAAACAGAAGCCCAGTAGATACATAGGCTTGGTTTGATAACATAACCGAAACTGAACGATACTTAGTAAGACACAACACAAAAATGAAAATAAATGAACAATGATAAAGAAAAACAAAAAGTAAAGTTTTCTCACGAAGAATGAATTGGTGACATTCCTATTGCCCTTTAAGAAGACAAAAACTAAAAAATAAACAAATATTGACAAAATTTGCACATAATTGACAAACAAATTGCGTCTTCTAACAATATGCAAGAATAAACATATAATAGTGCAATTTTTGCAAAATATAAGTTTTGTAAGAAGGGTTGCATTAGTGGCATTGATATTACTCTTAAAAAGaaaaatattataaaaatgtaatcaaatgaattagtggcattggtattatccttaaaagaagaaataaaaattaATCAAAATCAAAATAATGAGGTTTTCCAAGGAATGAATTAGTGAATTTGATATTACCTTTAAGAAGAAAGTAAATTAAAATAAATGATAAAAAATTGGCACACAATTTACATGAAAATTGCTCTTTTCAATAATATGCAAGAATAAGCATGTAACAATAGATTTAAAAAATAAAGTTTCGAATGAATTAGTGGAATTGCTATTACCATTAAAGAAGTATTCGAGAAAAAAATTACCattaaagaagaaagaaaatgaaataagaactaaaactaaatctaaagaATGAATTTTTCTGAGAAAGCATGAATTAGTAGCTTTGTTCTTAACCTTTGAGAAgaaacaaaagtaaataaagacTAAAAAATCAAAATAATGAAGTTTTCCAAGAAATAATGAATTAATGACATtgatattactccctccgttccttaatatggtctttttagagatttcaacaagtgactacatacggagaaaaatgagtaaatctacactctaaaatatgtctatatacatctgtatgtggtgtctatttgaaatctctaaaaacttatatttaggaatggagggagtaccttttaagaagaaataaaataaataatgaaaaaatTTGCACACTATATATAAATAAATATTGCTTTAGTATAATATGCCAGAATAAGCATATAATAGTGTCTTTTTAAAAGAAGTTTCCTATGAAGGAATGAATTAGTGAAATTGGTATTAACATCAAATAAGAAATAAAACTAAAAATAAGTCTAAATGATGGATTTTTCTAAGAAATAACGAATTGATGGCTTTGCTATTACCCTTTgagaaaaaagaaaatgaaataaGAACTAAAACGAAATCAAAATAATGAAGTTTTCTAAGAAACACTGAATTAGTGACATTGGCATTACCttttaagaagaaagaaaataaaaagtagTAAAATAAATACTGACAAAATTAGTACACTATTTACACAGAAATTGTGTTTTTTATAATATGCAAAAATAAGCATATAATAGTGGAATTTTCTCACAAAAATAATATCATAAGAaggaatgaattagtggcattgctATTTCCActaaagaagaaagaaaatgaaatgAAAACTAGAACATAATCAAATAATGAAGTTTTCTAAAAGTAATTAATTAGTGGCTTTGATATTACCCTTTAGgaagaaacaaaataaaaactaaaacaaaataaaaataataagGTTTATTAAGAAAGAATGAATTAGTGACATTAGTATTACCCTTTAAGaagaaataaaatgaaaaaaaatctAAAACAAACAATGACAAAATGTACACAAAAAATCCACTTTTTAAAAATATGCAAGGATAAGCATATAATAgtgattttttttgcaaaaaggAAGTTTCGTAAGACGGAATGAATTAGTGGCTTTGATATTGTCCTTAAATAAGAAATAAAGTAAATACCAACTAAAATAACATTAAAATAATGAAGTATTATAAGAAAcaatgaattagtggcattggtattaccctttaaGAAGAAATAAAATGAAGAAAAACTTTGTACTGAAATTACACTTCTAGTATGCAAGAATAATCATACAATAGTGCAATTTCCAATTATATTTTATTGTATTTGTGTGTATATATTTACACTCACCCAACATCCCAAAAATACCCCCACGCACAAAAAAGATTGACtaacaaagaaaaaaaaacagaggATTAACAAATAAAACCACAAAAGAACAATTGTAGAGAAGGGAGGGCTGAATTGCACGGGTGATAGGCTTCAACCCGTTAAGAGCAACTCTTGCAGACCCCGCATCCCGCCCCGGCCCGCAAAATAACTGCCAAATTGTGGGTCGGGGCGGGAAAACATGCCCGATCAGACACCGCATCCTGCCTTGGCCCACAAATATTTTTGCGGGGCGCGGCAAATCTTCTCCCTCAACCTCTATTTTCACGGGCTGGGAGGCCAACCTGAGCTCAACTCCTATCTGCAGCGAGATTTGGCGGGAGGGACATTTCCGCGCGCCCTTTCCTGCTCGCCCCACCCTCTGCCACCATTGCCCAGCCTCCGCACGCTCCAGTGCTTCCTCCGCGGCCGTCCCTCGCCGCCATGGACGACCCCATGCTGTCCCCCGTCACCATCGAGGTC
It includes:
- the LOC125527338 gene encoding subtilisin-like protease SBT5.3; protein product: MAMETGTAAAAEPTRRLLLPLAVSFLLCALAAGTKPPPPSSSYIVYLGAHSHRAGVSAEEASTLATESHYDLLGSVLGDREKARDAIFYSYTKSINGFAAVLEPAVAAAIAKRPGVVSVFPNRGVRMQTTRSWEFMGLEKAGVVPQWSAWEVARYGGDTIIGNLDSGVWPESLSFNDGEMGPIPDTWKGICQNEHDPKFKCNSKLIGARYFNKGYAKEAGHPPADRLNTPRDDVGHGSHTLATAGGSQVNGAAAFGYGNGTARGGSPRARVAAYRVCFNPPVNDVECFDADILAAFEAAIADGVHVITASVGGEQKDFFEDTVAIGSLHATKAGITVVCSATNNGPDFGTVSNLAPWVITVAASTTDRAFPGYLVFNRTRVEGQSLSEASLRTKSFYPLIIATDAVAPGRTVEDAQVCMLDSLDAAKVTGKIVVCCVRGGVRRMEKGEAVRRAGGVGMVLVNDEEGGSNVIADAHVLPALHINYTDGLALLAYIKSTPSPPSGFISKATTIVGARPAPVMASFSSVGPNVLNPEILKPDVTAPGVAIIAPWSGMASPSDRPWDERRVDFTIQSGTSMSCPHVAGIAGLVKTLHPDWSPAAIKSAIMTTATDLDMEQRPILNPFLQPATPFSYGSGHVFPARALDPGLVYDASYRDYLNFFCALGYDATAMGRFNETRYACPAPPVAVRDLNYPSITLPDLAGLTTVRRRVRNVGAPRSTYTAAVVREPEGVQVNVTPATLAFAAVGEEKEFQVSFVARVPFVPAPKGAGGYGFGAIVWSDGPGNHRVRTPLAIRRRKL